From one Meiothermus sp. CFH 77666 genomic stretch:
- a CDS encoding tetratricopeptide repeat protein, with translation MKVVVTVLVMLTPLALAQPPRMAALSDLQMQWAEAQCPKPESLGTNFSGLTNPDRDLQTQGGQAALGQNLLAGLDESIAELEQELKDLEAGDPSRAMIEQQLRALKAQRQQLQRVAPQRPSAPAIPNQAGALANLRRALNAAAGPGSLRLMETQPEYKEAATASRNAALAAVIGKPQLALGLLLRAQQLEPRNPAHLVNLAGIANYYGLFAEALALSTAAEGLNPPAALRPLLQNNKGHALLRLRRLPEAEAALRAAAQADPNLQEARLNLAYALGAQNKCAEASVWAKRAWWRHNLSGAENTQVRPLSELFVPVTGVPTLPSLNFVAPGQTAGAREALEALRQEIEAKRPTLEAFTSAGAAEARRSVEIRAERRVGVVKGRFITFLSDAVGSAARLNNRNDYAPREGQAYEAAEATLSRTVSELNARFSSSPGCASAAAWREAALPAFQAADRALRSLYTQAWQSAATLSTRFSEPTYRTVATLRLRLLYYLAAQKVYDYASTYLVGLESARGSENCGNESAPIMGPLATPQVPPACTPSPAPATPARGWRLFLSCERTEFNFANPAWMDRFQILRDSLSPLVFSQLDFRLAVFVPGGFVRLTDEGGIMDAGLVAPGGNRNWSLVWNASSGSVGFASSEPQLGVK, from the coding sequence ATGAAGGTTGTCGTGACCGTCCTGGTAATGCTGACCCCGCTGGCCCTGGCCCAGCCTCCCCGCATGGCTGCCCTGAGCGACCTGCAGATGCAGTGGGCTGAAGCCCAGTGCCCCAAGCCCGAGAGCCTGGGCACCAACTTTTCGGGTCTCACCAACCCAGACCGGGATCTACAGACCCAGGGGGGACAGGCGGCTTTGGGGCAGAACCTGCTGGCGGGGTTGGACGAGAGCATTGCCGAACTCGAGCAGGAACTCAAAGACCTCGAGGCAGGCGATCCCAGTCGGGCCATGATCGAGCAGCAGCTCCGGGCCCTCAAAGCCCAGCGACAGCAGCTCCAGCGGGTGGCTCCGCAGCGCCCCAGCGCCCCGGCCATTCCCAACCAGGCCGGCGCCCTGGCCAACCTGCGCCGCGCCCTGAACGCAGCGGCGGGGCCGGGCAGCCTGCGCCTGATGGAGACCCAGCCCGAGTACAAGGAAGCTGCTACCGCCAGCCGCAATGCTGCTTTGGCAGCCGTGATCGGCAAGCCCCAGCTGGCCCTGGGGCTGTTGTTGCGGGCCCAGCAGCTCGAGCCGCGCAACCCCGCGCACCTGGTCAACCTGGCCGGAATCGCCAACTACTACGGCCTCTTTGCCGAGGCCCTGGCCCTCTCGACTGCTGCCGAAGGGCTGAACCCCCCGGCGGCTCTGCGCCCTTTGCTGCAAAACAATAAGGGCCACGCCCTGCTGCGTCTGCGCCGACTGCCCGAGGCCGAGGCTGCGCTCCGGGCCGCCGCCCAGGCCGACCCCAACCTGCAAGAGGCCCGCCTGAACCTGGCCTACGCCCTGGGGGCCCAGAACAAGTGCGCCGAAGCCAGCGTCTGGGCCAAACGGGCCTGGTGGCGGCACAACCTGAGCGGGGCCGAGAACACCCAGGTGCGCCCCTTGAGCGAGCTGTTTGTGCCCGTTACCGGCGTACCCACCCTACCCAGCCTGAACTTTGTGGCCCCCGGCCAGACCGCCGGGGCAAGGGAGGCACTCGAGGCCCTGCGCCAGGAGATCGAGGCCAAGCGGCCCACCCTCGAGGCGTTTACATCTGCCGGTGCAGCCGAGGCCCGTCGCAGTGTGGAGATCCGCGCCGAGCGGCGGGTGGGGGTGGTGAAGGGCCGGTTCATCACCTTTTTGTCCGATGCTGTGGGTTCTGCCGCCCGACTGAACAACCGCAACGACTATGCTCCACGGGAAGGGCAGGCCTACGAGGCCGCCGAGGCCACCCTGAGCCGCACGGTTTCCGAGCTCAACGCCCGCTTCAGCTCCAGCCCAGGCTGTGCCAGCGCCGCCGCCTGGCGCGAAGCCGCCCTGCCCGCCTTCCAGGCCGCCGACCGTGCCCTGCGTAGCCTGTACACCCAGGCCTGGCAGAGCGCTGCCACCCTCAGCACCCGTTTCTCCGAGCCCACCTACCGCACCGTTGCCACGCTGCGCCTGCGGCTCCTGTACTACCTAGCTGCCCAGAAGGTCTACGATTACGCTTCAACCTACTTGGTCGGCCTCGAGTCCGCTCGGGGCAGCGAGAACTGCGGCAACGAAAGCGCACCCATCATGGGCCCGCTGGCCACCCCCCAGGTTCCCCCGGCCTGCACCCCCAGCCCGGCGCCCGCGACCCCTGCGCGGGGCTGGCGGCTCTTCCTCAGTTGTGAGCGCACCGAGTTCAACTTTGCCAACCCCGCCTGGATGGACCGCTTCCAGATTCTGCGCGACAGCCTCTCGCCCCTGGTCTTTTCCCAGCTCGACTTCCGGCTGGCGGTGTTTGTTCCCGGCGGCTTTGTGCGCCTGACCGACGAGGGCGGCATCATGGATGCGGGGCTTGTGGCACCCGGCGGCAACCGCAACTGGAGCCTGGTGTGGAACGCCAGCAGTGGCAGCGTGGGGTTCGCCTCGAGCGAACCGCAGTTGGGGGTGAAGTAG
- a CDS encoding DUF4402 domain-containing protein, translating to MRYWIVLLGFLSFLLSGCPGEGNLPTNPANLRATAVKSHTVALTWNAQSGPLLLERKMEDGAFEPLAEVTGKTSFEDFPVFDDTSYAYRLTGVNGVSETTVLVPAVRPNPLTVSLTPDTARSATATVGTSGGSLSVTGANGVSYTLTIPPNALLRDTEITLTPINQVGGLPLSGGLLGAVRIEPENLELYGEARLTLTSAPTWPAGTRPVAFASANNGQEFHLVPFGAAEPLAVPRKLQDEDELAPIKPIKGGTHGVGAGTPQDVKKQTQDNPPTDPFNQSQQRAAAEEDDLAPLLTPRQLAEGKAKSLELKELNRPSRDTLAVFREFRQWLAFLRKYGLEAEFDSQIKAHSRRQANRIRIRFDELYEQCERGDRKVRKEMRELLYWAKLYPALVQNLGASWISQAEDRVKRCGIPNWEGAASASQPQAIVNGWSGSAEITYIVEDIQGDVVTYAATGRNLRLTLNSGNGCSVSVVSVEADSNPDRNVLIVDYGHEPAQYSAGFFLDATYSINCGDRPVTQRNLFQILFGFDGTLTLSNENRLISGSYEIPGTTYTSTWTLNAVPRTSR from the coding sequence ATGCGCTATTGGATCGTTCTGCTGGGCTTTCTGTCCTTTTTGCTGTCGGGTTGTCCGGGTGAGGGCAACCTGCCGACCAACCCGGCCAATCTCCGGGCGACAGCAGTAAAGAGCCATACGGTTGCCCTCACCTGGAACGCTCAGAGCGGGCCGCTGTTGCTCGAGCGCAAAATGGAAGATGGGGCGTTCGAACCCCTGGCGGAGGTTACCGGCAAGACCAGTTTTGAAGACTTCCCGGTCTTCGACGATACGAGCTACGCCTACCGACTTACCGGTGTGAACGGGGTTAGCGAGACGACCGTTTTGGTGCCTGCAGTCAGGCCCAACCCCCTCACGGTGAGCCTGACGCCGGATACCGCCCGCAGCGCCACAGCGACGGTAGGCACCTCCGGGGGAAGCCTGAGTGTAACGGGTGCGAATGGGGTCTCCTATACCCTTACCATTCCACCCAACGCCCTCCTGCGCGACACCGAGATCACCCTGACCCCTATCAATCAGGTTGGGGGGCTTCCGCTGAGTGGTGGGCTGCTGGGTGCGGTGCGGATTGAGCCGGAGAACCTGGAGCTCTACGGCGAGGCCCGTCTTACCCTGACCTCGGCTCCAACCTGGCCTGCGGGTACACGCCCAGTGGCCTTTGCCAGCGCCAACAATGGACAGGAGTTCCACCTGGTTCCCTTTGGTGCGGCGGAACCCCTGGCTGTGCCGCGAAAGCTACAGGATGAGGACGAGCTGGCCCCCATCAAACCGATCAAAGGGGGCACCCATGGTGTGGGCGCTGGAACCCCGCAGGACGTGAAGAAACAGACCCAGGACAACCCCCCTACCGACCCCTTCAATCAGTCCCAGCAGCGGGCCGCCGCCGAGGAGGATGATCTGGCCCCACTGCTCACACCGCGCCAGTTAGCAGAGGGTAAGGCCAAAAGTCTGGAACTCAAAGAACTCAACCGCCCTTCCCGTGACACCCTGGCGGTATTTCGTGAGTTCCGCCAGTGGTTGGCTTTCCTGCGCAAGTATGGCCTCGAGGCCGAGTTTGACTCCCAGATCAAGGCCCACAGCCGCCGCCAGGCGAACCGTATCCGCATTCGCTTCGACGAGCTCTACGAGCAGTGCGAAAGGGGAGACCGTAAGGTTCGCAAGGAGATGCGCGAGCTATTGTACTGGGCCAAGCTCTACCCGGCCCTGGTGCAAAACCTGGGGGCATCCTGGATAAGCCAGGCTGAGGATCGGGTCAAACGCTGTGGTATCCCCAACTGGGAAGGGGCAGCCAGCGCCAGTCAGCCCCAGGCTATTGTGAACGGTTGGTCAGGTTCGGCGGAGATCACCTATATCGTGGAGGACATCCAAGGCGACGTGGTGACCTATGCCGCTACAGGGCGCAACTTGCGCCTTACGCTTAACTCGGGTAATGGCTGCAGTGTGAGTGTCGTAAGCGTGGAGGCGGACTCAAACCCCGATCGCAACGTCCTGATAGTAGACTATGGGCATGAGCCGGCTCAATATTCCGCTGGGTTCTTCCTGGATGCAACGTACTCGATTAACTGTGGTGATAGACCAGTTACCCAAAGAAATCTATTCCAAATCCTGTTCGGATTTGATGGGACGCTGACCCTCTCCAATGAAAACCGATTGATTAGCGGGAGCTACGAGATACCAGGCACCACCTACACCAGCACCTGGACGCTCAACGCCGTTCCGCGTACCTCTCGCTGA
- a CDS encoding DUF6683 family protein, with the protein MSLAHKALAFLATLAALIQSPALAQWVAPGTTFGAPSSMSYSQAMAYVTVQMNAAAVQRAQSVLNQINSTNRNNPSAQAAARTQAQTRPQTTFKPGAQRLLLNTFVRSLSNKPAEVQELTAAFTDGFKGFEAEARRLGRPNNVAMAFAYLVGVCYLVHYGEEPTEAALLNLQANTDTAFGASEAFRRLSDSERQRMYEAFVLMATLPLLGYTVAVQENDPKLLETYREIAAVALESALGVRPDRLKFTPTGLELR; encoded by the coding sequence ATGAGTCTAGCCCACAAAGCACTTGCCTTCCTCGCCACCCTGGCAGCCCTGATCCAAAGCCCTGCCCTGGCCCAGTGGGTCGCACCAGGCACCACCTTTGGCGCACCCAGCAGCATGAGCTATTCCCAGGCCATGGCCTACGTCACCGTTCAGATGAACGCCGCGGCGGTCCAGCGAGCCCAGTCTGTGCTAAACCAGATCAATAGCACTAACCGCAACAACCCCAGCGCCCAGGCCGCCGCCCGCACCCAGGCCCAGACCCGGCCCCAGACCACCTTCAAGCCCGGAGCGCAGCGGCTGCTCCTGAACACGTTTGTCCGCAGCCTGAGCAACAAGCCCGCCGAGGTGCAGGAACTAACCGCGGCCTTCACCGACGGCTTCAAGGGCTTCGAGGCCGAGGCTCGGCGGCTGGGCCGCCCCAACAACGTGGCCATGGCCTTTGCGTACCTGGTGGGGGTCTGCTACCTGGTGCACTACGGCGAGGAACCCACCGAGGCGGCCCTCCTGAACCTCCAGGCCAACACCGACACGGCCTTTGGGGCCTCCGAGGCCTTCCGGCGGCTTTCCGACAGCGAGCGCCAGCGCATGTACGAGGCTTTTGTGCTGATGGCTACCCTGCCGCTATTGGGCTATACGGTGGCGGTGCAGGAAAACGACCCGAAGCTCCTGGAGACCTACCGCGAGATCGCAGCGGTGGCCCTCGAGAGCGCCCTGGGGGTGCGCCCCGACCGGCTGAAGTTCACCCCGACCGGCCTCGAGCTGCGCTAA
- a CDS encoding S8 family serine peptidase, whose product MNRIILALVSLLALAACSNRIFPAFPERVHSLATPLLDWKPAPEFDQLSPELDYDPSQVVGIFDCPGNQTPECMPNLERIANLAGLSLIAAYGLDSVSGSSLACGKTLVQYRVPSGMDVFTAIQRLQAAAAQVTGRNALYGVNPQVGLYGDQGSASVQRATPDWAYQAVNPARGPLSSNPLVGVLDTGVSPVGAFSLQGGADYTGSGSTEDDFVHPQHGQRGHGTGVAGLIAARPSLGVAEGAVVLPVKTNDARGKGSDVTVARGLCYAASQGARVINTSLGTLLNSKVLELALYDLSRSGVVTVASAGNTRGFSGARRNLPNYPAAYSRTIEGLIAVGSVNSAGQTSSFATAQGYTDLVAPGEAVYALDPSGGADYYTGTSFAAPFVAGTVARMMDKNPRLTPSDYKAILLATANPKGCRRVQGGECGAGLLDIQSALNKTP is encoded by the coding sequence ATGAACCGAATCATCCTTGCACTGGTCAGCTTATTGGCACTGGCAGCTTGCAGCAATCGCATCTTTCCTGCGTTCCCCGAGAGGGTGCACAGCCTAGCCACCCCGCTGCTGGATTGGAAGCCGGCGCCCGAGTTTGACCAGCTCTCGCCCGAACTGGACTACGACCCCAGCCAGGTGGTGGGGATTTTCGACTGCCCCGGCAACCAGACCCCCGAGTGCATGCCCAACCTCGAGCGTATTGCCAACCTGGCGGGACTGAGCCTGATCGCTGCCTATGGGCTGGATAGTGTGAGCGGCTCGAGCCTGGCCTGCGGCAAGACCCTGGTGCAGTACCGCGTGCCCAGCGGCATGGACGTGTTCACTGCTATTCAAAGGCTGCAAGCCGCTGCCGCCCAGGTAACCGGCCGCAACGCGCTGTATGGGGTCAACCCCCAGGTAGGGCTCTATGGCGACCAGGGGAGTGCCTCCGTTCAGCGGGCCACCCCCGACTGGGCGTACCAGGCCGTGAACCCGGCGCGTGGCCCGCTCTCCTCCAACCCGCTGGTGGGGGTGCTGGACACCGGGGTAAGCCCTGTGGGCGCGTTTTCCCTCCAGGGTGGGGCCGACTATACCGGCAGCGGCAGCACCGAGGACGACTTTGTCCACCCCCAACACGGCCAGCGGGGCCACGGCACAGGTGTTGCGGGCCTCATCGCAGCCAGGCCATCCCTGGGGGTAGCCGAGGGTGCGGTGGTGCTGCCGGTCAAGACCAACGATGCGCGGGGCAAGGGGAGCGACGTAACGGTAGCCCGTGGGCTCTGCTACGCCGCCAGCCAGGGGGCACGGGTCATCAACACCAGCCTGGGCACCCTGCTCAACTCCAAGGTGCTCGAGCTCGCCCTCTACGACCTGAGCCGGTCCGGGGTGGTGACGGTGGCCTCGGCGGGTAACACCCGTGGCTTTAGCGGCGCCCGCCGCAACCTGCCCAACTACCCCGCCGCCTATAGCCGCACCATCGAGGGGCTGATTGCGGTGGGTTCGGTGAACAGCGCAGGGCAGACCTCGAGCTTCGCCACCGCCCAGGGCTACACCGACCTGGTAGCCCCCGGCGAGGCCGTCTATGCCCTCGATCCCAGCGGCGGTGCGGACTATTACACCGGCACCAGCTTTGCCGCCCCGTTCGTGGCGGGCACGGTGGCCCGCATGATGGACAAAAACCCCCGCCTGACCCCCTCCGATTACAAGGCCATCCTGCTGGCTACCGCCAACCCCAAAGGATGCCGCAGGGTGCAGGGCGGCGAGTGCGGGGCGGGGCTCCTGGATATTCAGAGCGCCCTGAACAAAACGCCCTAG
- a CDS encoding tetratricopeptide repeat protein: MQPQGDSAVSWGLVLLESPRLQGPGQAPLRLERKTAALLAYLALEGSTPRSRLAGLLWPDSPESTARNNLSQVLRRLRQVGGEGWVTGSDTLSLQGIATDVTEMELAHFAGRHAEVVQGRGQLLEGLDYDDCPELEDWLITRREYLDDLRRRSLAALADAAEQNGEYREALQHARSLLDLDPISEAAHRRVMRLLYLLGDRGAALAAYHRCKDILRKELGTQPLPETQALARQIDQGERLEVRVLERNEMPLGLLRPPHAVGREALLRQMERAWLAGQHLILSGPPGVGKSRLMQEFLSARGAYLALEGRPSDHGIPYASHSRVYRQLLEHLPALPLPDWVRTELSRIVPELGQAPGPIQSEADRLRFLQAKAELIRLGMAEGMGPVALDDLQYFDPASLEAWQFVFAQGHPQSILTYRTGELPPGVQGFLNELLENNQAVLLEVGPLDQAAIGELLESLEIPPAGLSEALFKHTGGNPFLVLETLRNLWESGGLHQPHSRGLPSSKKAQTLIQHRLGRLSPGALNLARTAAIAGANFSPGLAAKVLEVGPMQLTEPWAELEANQVLAGHRFAHDLIYEATLNGIPQAVRTLLHWRTAQFLPPEPAAEHYWTALSAPGGALHDQPLDKALEAFTQAATLHFLRGQQETGRQWFDRALQLAPDEASQVRILVQKARMEERHLHYPEAAATLNRAEQLLSEVGPVLQASVWNSRAALQVLGFGDARGAQGAAQMALEVLGDLDSREALAARADALNYLGEAARMQRDFAQAEAHHRQALQIRRSLQDEARVAGSLQNLASVLIERHQPGAQALLEEALVLWKKLGYASNVVRTLNNMGNLSWRLGQLERAEGYFRQALELAQPSQAGLPTFYLHNNLGAVQFGQGKYRQAKASYQTAQATPEAQLNPLMQGMALGNLVEAQLRLGEYDSARLNLNRALQALADTNNPYYEADLHWYAGELEVLQHRPEQALKPYQMATRAAQAGRYPLREAEAWARLARLQAQPGLAEQALELHPAPTTRAAQLLLEGYLEAALIAIRETADPYEEARLLLDASRLLERPELLAQALALLQKLRDSDPTE, translated from the coding sequence ATGCAACCGCAGGGGGACAGCGCAGTCTCCTGGGGGCTGGTTCTGCTGGAGAGCCCCCGGCTGCAAGGCCCAGGGCAAGCTCCGCTGCGCCTCGAGCGCAAGACCGCTGCCCTGCTGGCCTACCTGGCCCTGGAGGGATCCACCCCCCGCTCGAGGCTGGCCGGGCTGCTCTGGCCCGACTCGCCCGAGTCCACCGCCCGCAACAACCTCTCCCAGGTGCTCAGGCGGCTGCGTCAGGTGGGCGGTGAGGGGTGGGTAACGGGAAGCGATACCCTCAGCTTGCAGGGTATTGCCACCGATGTAACCGAGATGGAGCTGGCCCACTTCGCCGGGCGGCACGCCGAGGTGGTACAGGGCCGGGGCCAACTGCTGGAGGGCCTCGACTACGACGACTGCCCTGAGCTCGAGGACTGGCTCATTACCCGACGCGAGTACCTGGACGACCTGCGCCGCCGATCGCTGGCGGCCCTGGCCGATGCAGCAGAGCAAAACGGCGAGTACCGCGAGGCGCTGCAACATGCCCGCAGCCTGCTAGACCTTGACCCCATCTCCGAGGCCGCCCACCGCCGGGTGATGCGGCTACTGTACTTGCTGGGCGACCGGGGGGCTGCGCTGGCAGCCTACCACCGCTGCAAGGACATTCTACGCAAGGAGCTGGGCACCCAGCCCCTGCCCGAGACCCAGGCCCTGGCCCGGCAGATTGATCAGGGGGAGCGCCTGGAAGTCCGCGTTCTCGAGCGCAATGAAATGCCTCTGGGCCTGCTGCGCCCACCCCACGCAGTTGGGCGCGAAGCCCTGCTGCGGCAGATGGAAAGGGCCTGGTTGGCGGGGCAGCACCTGATCCTGAGCGGGCCGCCTGGGGTGGGCAAGAGCCGCCTGATGCAGGAGTTCCTGAGTGCTCGGGGTGCGTACCTGGCCCTCGAGGGCCGCCCCAGCGACCACGGGATACCCTATGCCAGCCATAGCCGTGTTTACCGGCAACTGCTCGAACACCTGCCCGCGCTACCACTGCCCGACTGGGTGCGCACCGAGTTGAGCCGCATCGTGCCCGAGCTGGGGCAAGCCCCCGGCCCCATCCAGTCCGAGGCCGACCGGCTGCGCTTCTTGCAGGCCAAGGCCGAGCTGATTCGTCTGGGCATGGCCGAAGGCATGGGACCAGTGGCACTCGACGACCTGCAATACTTCGACCCTGCCAGCCTGGAAGCCTGGCAGTTTGTGTTTGCCCAGGGCCACCCCCAGAGCATCCTCACCTACCGGACTGGCGAGCTACCTCCGGGGGTACAGGGTTTTTTGAATGAATTGCTCGAGAACAACCAGGCGGTACTGCTCGAGGTGGGGCCCCTGGATCAGGCCGCCATTGGGGAATTGCTGGAGAGCCTGGAAATTCCCCCGGCGGGCTTGTCCGAGGCCCTGTTCAAGCACACCGGAGGCAACCCGTTTCTGGTGCTCGAAACCCTGCGCAACCTGTGGGAGTCCGGGGGGCTGCACCAGCCCCATTCCAGGGGTCTGCCCAGCTCCAAAAAAGCCCAGACCCTGATCCAGCACCGCCTGGGGCGCCTTTCGCCGGGTGCACTGAACCTGGCCCGTACTGCCGCTATTGCGGGAGCCAACTTCAGCCCTGGCCTGGCCGCAAAGGTGCTGGAGGTGGGGCCCATGCAGCTAACCGAACCGTGGGCCGAGCTCGAGGCCAACCAGGTACTCGCGGGCCACCGCTTCGCCCACGACCTGATCTACGAGGCTACCCTGAACGGCATTCCCCAGGCCGTGCGCACCCTGCTGCACTGGCGCACCGCCCAGTTTCTGCCCCCCGAGCCCGCCGCCGAGCACTACTGGACTGCCCTAAGTGCCCCCGGCGGGGCCCTGCACGACCAGCCGCTGGACAAAGCCCTCGAGGCCTTTACCCAGGCCGCCACCCTGCACTTCCTGCGGGGACAGCAGGAGACCGGGCGGCAGTGGTTTGATCGGGCCTTGCAGCTAGCTCCGGACGAGGCCAGCCAGGTGCGGATCCTGGTGCAGAAGGCCCGGATGGAAGAGCGTCACCTGCACTACCCCGAGGCCGCCGCTACCCTGAACCGGGCCGAGCAACTGCTAAGCGAGGTGGGGCCGGTGCTCCAGGCCAGTGTCTGGAACAGCCGGGCGGCCTTGCAGGTGTTGGGCTTTGGCGATGCCAGGGGCGCACAGGGGGCAGCCCAGATGGCCCTCGAGGTGCTGGGCGACCTCGACTCGAGGGAGGCTCTAGCGGCTCGGGCCGATGCCCTCAACTACCTGGGCGAGGCGGCCCGCATGCAGCGCGACTTTGCCCAGGCTGAGGCCCACCACCGCCAGGCCCTACAGATTCGCCGCAGCCTGCAAGATGAGGCCCGGGTAGCCGGTTCCCTGCAAAACCTGGCCTCGGTGCTGATTGAGCGCCACCAGCCCGGCGCACAGGCTTTGCTCGAGGAAGCCCTGGTGCTGTGGAAAAAACTGGGCTACGCGAGCAACGTGGTACGCACGCTCAACAACATGGGCAACCTGAGCTGGCGGCTGGGCCAACTGGAGCGGGCCGAGGGCTACTTCCGCCAGGCGCTCGAGCTGGCCCAGCCCAGCCAGGCCGGACTGCCCACCTTCTACCTGCACAACAATCTGGGCGCGGTGCAGTTCGGCCAGGGCAAATACCGGCAGGCCAAGGCTTCCTACCAGACCGCCCAGGCAACCCCGGAGGCCCAGCTCAACCCCCTGATGCAGGGCATGGCCTTGGGCAACCTGGTCGAAGCCCAGCTACGCCTGGGCGAGTACGATAGCGCCCGGCTTAACCTGAACCGTGCCCTACAGGCCCTGGCCGACACCAACAACCCCTACTACGAGGCCGACCTGCACTGGTACGCGGGTGAACTCGAGGTGCTGCAACACCGGCCCGAACAGGCCCTAAAGCCCTACCAGATGGCCACCCGCGCCGCCCAGGCGGGCCGCTACCCCCTTCGCGAGGCCGAGGCCTGGGCCCGGCTGGCCCGCCTGCAAGCCCAGCCTGGGCTGGCCGAGCAGGCGCTGGAACTACACCCGGCCCCCACCACCCGCGCCGCGCAATTGCTGCTGGAGGGCTACCTCGAGGCGGCTCTAATAGCCATCCGGGAAACCGCCGACCCCTACGAGGAGGCCCGCCTGCTGCTGGATGCCAGCCGCCTGCTGGAGCGGCCCGAGCTACTGGCGCAGGCCCTGGCCCTGCTGCAAAAGCTCAGGGATTCCGACCCAACCGAATAG